TGGCTACAGAAATTTCAAAATATACCCGTGCCAACGTTCGCTTGAACAGTACCCACAAGCTATCGAAATGGATTACAGTAGGCCAAAATCTAGGATATGCCCATGATAAATCCATAGGTTTGGGTAATACCAATAGCGAATTTGGGGGGCCTTTGAGTTCGGCTATCAACCTCGATCCTATTACACCTGCTGTCGTAACTGACCCCGCTATTTATAACGCAGCACCTTATCGCAACACTGGAATTCGTAGAGATGCACAGGGCTTCCCTTATGGTATTTCAACGGCTGTAGGACAAGAAATGATTAACCCACTGGCGTATATTCAAACACGTTTGGGCAATTATGGTTGGAGCGACAATATTGTTGGTAATGCGTACTTAGAAGCCCAACCTATTATAGGCTTGAAGTTTCGCTCTACTGTAGGTACAAAAATTGCTTTCTATGGTAGCGAAAGCTTCACTCCTATTTCTTGGCTCAACTCTTCTAATATTACTTCGCAAACCTCATACAACAGGTCGATGAACTCTCGTTATGACTGGAATATTGAAAATACGGTTTCTTATGCAAAAGATTTCCAAAAACATAACTTCAATTTGTTGCTTGGACAAGGAGCATATTCAGAAAACCGCACTTATTCAACCAGTGTGACATTCTATAATATCCCTGCCGACAATTTTAATGATGCCTCACTCAACTTCAAAGTACCAAACGACCAACGTTCGTCTGATGCAGGAGAAGGCTCTTTACATACGGTTTCTTCGTTATTTGCTCGCTTAAATTATAACTATGATGAAAAGTATTTGGTACAAGGTCTGATTCGTAGAGATGGTTCTTCTCGCTTTGGAGCTAACCATAAATATGGTATTTTCCCTTCTATTTCTTTGGGCTGGGTTGCTTCTCGTGAAAACTTCTTTCCTGTCAACAACGTCGTAAACTTCTTGAAAGTAAGAGGTGGCTATGGTGTTGTAGGAAACGATGCTATCGGTGACTTTGCGTTCCTTTCTACGGTAGGAAGCGGCCGCAATTATGCGATTGGTAATTCGGGAAGCTATATTATTGGTTATAGCCCCAATGCTCCTGCCAATCCCGATTTGAAATGGGAACAAACAAGCCAAACCAACATTGGTATAGATGCTACATTGTTCAACAACATGAGCGTAACCCTAGAATGGTTTAAAAAAGTAACCAAAGATATTTTGCAAAACCCTCGTATTCCGGGTTATGTAGGGGCTATTTCAAACCCTGCTGCCAATGTGGCGGATATTCAAAATACAGGTATTGAGCTGGAATTAGGTTATCGCAAAAAACTTGGCCAAGTCGACTTTTCAGTAAATGGTAACGTTTCGTATATCAAAAACGAAGTTACCAACCTTGGTAATGGTATTGCTTATTTGTCGGGTGGGCAGTCGTTCCAAGCTAGTACTTATCCTATTACTAGAACTGCCGTTGGACAGGCGATTAACTCGTTCTTTGGTTTCCAAACATTGGGTATTTTCCAAAACCAAGCCGAAATTGAAAACTATACAAAAGATGGCAAGAAAATTCAGCCAAATGCCAAACCTGGCGATTTCAAATGGGCTGATACCGACAATGATGGTGTAATTACTGAAAAAGACCGTACTTTCTTAGGAACTCCTACACCAACGGTTTCTTATGGTTTTACGGTTAATTTGGCCTACAAAGGTTTCGACATGGTGTTGTTTGGACAAGGAGCGGCTGGTAACAAAATCTTCCAAGGACTTCGTCGTTTGGACATTGCCAACGCCAACTGGTCAACCAAAATCCTTGACCGCTGGACTGGCGAAGGTACATCTACGACCTACCCGAGGGTAGTCAATGGTGACCCTAACAAAAACTTTGGTAACCCTTCTAATTTCTATTTGGAAGATGGCAACTACTTCCGTATCAAAACCCTTCAGTTTGGTTATACATTACCCAAAAATGTATCGGATAAGTTAGGTTTACAGAAAGCTCGTATTTATGTAATGAGCCAAAACTTGTTGACATTCACCAAGTATACTGGCTACGACCCCGAAATCGGTGGTGGTGTAATGAGTATCGACCGAGGTATTTATCCACAGGCTCGTTCGTTTATGCTTGGCTTAAATCTTGGATTTTAGGTAATAAAAAAACATACCTTCCCCCTAAATACCCGATGGTTTTAGGGGCAATACCAACAAGAACTTTTGTTCATATTTCAAACAAAATATTATTTTAGCAATGACCATCAATTATAAAAAATACCTTGCAGGCTTGGCAATTGGCGTACAATTACTAAGCTCATGTACTACCGAATTCTTGGAAGTAAGCCCAAGAGGCACTAACCTCGAAGCCAACTATTACCGCAACCAAACTGAGGCATTCAACGGCCTAGTGGCTGTTTATGACGTAGTAGGCTGGCAAGGTGGGGGTTTTGTTACCAAAATAGGAGCTTTAAATGCCGCCTCCGACGACCACTACGCTGGCGGTGGTGGCCCCAATGATATTTCTGATTTTCAGGTTTTTTCTAACTACACCCTTACCCCCGACAGAGGGCCACAGGGCGAATTATGGAGAAAAGGCTTTTCGGGCGTATTCCGTGCCAATGTGATTCTTCAAAAACTGCCAGGTGTACCTATGGACGAAGCCTTGAAAAAAAGATATATCGCCGAGGGTAAATTCTTACGTGCCTATTTCTATTTCGACTTGGTGCGTCTTTTCAAAAACGTTCCTTTGTTTGTAACACCTGTGGCTACATCAGAAATGTACAACGTTTTGCAGGCCAACCCTACCGAGGTATATGCTCAGATTGAAAAAGATTTGAAAGAATCTTTGGCAGACTTGCCAAGTACCGTACCTGCTAGTACCGAGGGCGGCCGTGCCACTCAAGGAGCAGCCCGTGCTTTATTGGGAAAGGTATATTTGCAACAAGAAAAATTTGCTGAAGCAGCCCAAGAGCTAGCCGCCGTCAATGGTACTCCAGGTGGTACAAGTCAGTATGGCTACAAGCTTTTGAGCAATTTCGGAGAGTTATGGAATGTAAAAAATAAATATAACTCAGAATCTATTTTTGAAATTGCTTATACCAATACTTCTGCTGGTAACTGGGACTGCGTAGCCTGTACTGAAGGTAATGTTTTGAATATTATGGTTGGCCCTCGTGGATACCGTGCCAATACTGCCGATGCTCCTGATTACGTTTCGGGCTGGAGTTTCTTGCCTGTTACCCCTGATTTGTTCAATGCTATTCATTTTGACCCACGTTATAAAGCAACTATCGCTAATTTGGATAGCTTAGAAAAAAATGGTATTGCTAGCTACGAAAAAGGGTATATGAATACAGGCTATTTCTTAGAAAAATTTGCAGGAAGAAATTCAAATAAATGGACTGGTGCTGGAAATATGGAATTGAATTTTCCACAAAATATGTACGACATCCGTTTGGCTGATACTTATTTGCTCGAAGCCGAGGCGTTGGTTCGTAGCAATGGCGATTTACAACGTGCGGCAGCTCTTATCAATGCTGTTCGTGACCGTGCTTACAAAGACAACAAACATCATGTAGCAGCTACTTTCGACAATATTATCCTAGAAAGAAGACTCGAATTGGCTGGTGAAGGACATCGTTGGCTCGACCTTGTTCGTTGGAAAAAAGCAGGAACAATTTTGGCTTCAAGAGGTTTTAAAACAGGTCAACACGAAATATTGCCTATTCCTTTGTTAGAAATGGAAAATACCAAAATCCAACAAAGTAAAGAATGGGGTGGCACAAAATAATAAGCACATGGAGGGAGTACCAAATTATAAGTCAAAACTAAGCAACTGATAATCAATCTTAAAGTTCAAAAAGCAACACTTACTATTTGGTACTCTTATTCAATAGTCTACTTTTCTGTTAAGCTGAAATACGGCTAAACAGTGTCTATCTTCAACTGGTATTTTCCCAAGCATAGCCCTTTGAGGAAATACCAGTTTGGTTTTATATCTTATCAACAATACCTTCGTATAACTATACTTTTTCTTTATTTGTCAACATCATTTTAATTCTTTATATTTCCTGATATTGTTGTAGGTACTAAGTAGATTACTATTAAAGGCCTACAATCAGTTCCTTTAGGTTTATGTAATAATCTATCAAAATATTAACTCTTATTGATTTAGCTTATGAAAAAAATACATCAACTGGCTTTTTTATTGGTATTGGGAAGTATTCTTTCGTGTTCGGGACAAAGCAAAAAAACACCCACACCCGTTGTAGCCCCTCCATTAGTACCATTAGAAGACAAAAAGTGGTCGTTTGAAACATCGCCAGTATGGGCCGACGAATTTGATAATGAGGGTGCTCCTGACCCTAAAAAGTGGGATTATGATATTGGCGGCGGAGGCTGGGGCAATAACGAACTACAATATTATACCAACAGCACGGCCAACTCGAGTGTATCGAATGGCAAACTAACGATTTCGGCCAAAAAAGAGAGTATGGGTGGTCGTGATTATACTTCGGCTCGTTTGGTAACTCGCAACAAAGGAGATTTTTTGTATGGTCGCTTTGAAATCAAGGCAAAACTACCCGCAGGCTTAGGCTCATGGCCTGCTATTTGGATGCTCCCTACCGACTGGGCGTATGGTGGCTGGCCAAATTCTGGCGAAATAGATATTATGGAACACGTTGGCTACGACCCCAATGTAGTACATATTAGTACACACTCGCTGGCCTATTACTTTAAAATTAATACCCAAAAAACAGCCGTAAAAACCGTTCCGACAGCCATAACTGATTTTCATAAATATCGTGTTGATTGGACACCCTATGCTATCAGAGGCTTTATTGATGACGAACAGATTTTTGAGTTTGTCAACGAAGGAAAGAGTTTTGCCGAATGGCCTTTCGACAAACGTTTTCACTTACTGCTCAATATTGCCGTTGGTGGCGACTGGGGCGGAGCAAAAGGACTCGACCCTACTATTTTCCCTGCCAAAATGGAAGTAGATTATGTGAGGGTTTATAAAATGATTGACAAATAGCTTGTTTATCAGTAGTATCGATTATGAGTCGGTCGAAATTAGTTCTTCGACCGACTTGTTTGATTATTCGGAATGACTTGGGTTTTCATGTTAAATTTCAGAATCACTCATATTTATTTTATCTAACTCCTTATTCCTTAATACTCAGGAAGTAATTAAAGAAATTTACTTCGCTAGGCAACTGTAGTTTTTTGCGAAGACGATAACGGCTTACCTCTACACTCCTCGACGAAATATTCATTAATTGAGCTATTTCTTTGGTCGATAAATTCATCCGTAAATAAGCACAAAGCTTTAGTTCACTTGGACTTAGGTTCGGAAACTTTTCTTTGAGCAGTACCAAAAAATTACTATGTACACTATCAAAATGTACCGAAAACTGGCTCCAGTCTTCGCCTAGTGTATTTTCATCATCAACTACCTTTATCATTTTCCGTAAATCTTCTTTCATTTCATCAAGATTTTCGGTTTTGGCCATTCTTGACAAATCGTGTTTGAGTTTCGACAATAATTCGGCTTTTTGCACCAAGTGCATCGCCGACGATGCCAAATCAGCATTTTTATGAATAATTTCGGCTTCTAATTTTTCATTTCTAAGGCTAACTATTTCTTTTTCACTTTGTTCTAGTTCCAACTGATGTAAATACAACAAGCGTTTTTGTTCTTCTTGGTATTGAAGTTGTTGTTGAATAAACTTTTGTTGTTGCCACAAAAACAACCAATAGAACATACCCATCAACAGCAACGTATATACCAAATATGCCCAAATGGTCAAATACCAAGGTGGCAAAATAACAAATGTATACATTGCTACTGGCGATTCTTTCCCAAAATTGTTACGAGCTTTTACCTTGAAAGTATAAGTGCCTGCTGGCAATTGTGAATATTCTTTACTGGTTTTTTTGGACCACCCCGACCACGTTTTATCAAATCCATCCAATAAGTAAGCATACTCAATGGTTTCTTGCTGATTGAATAATGTAGATGAAAACTCAAAGCCAAGCCCATTGAAGCTACTCGCTATACGAGGAATCTGCTGTTCTTGTTGCCCCAACAAAGTATTTATTTCGGCCCAATATCCCCCAAAAAATAAGCTATCGGCTTTGCCCGTTGCTGCAACAGCACGGATATTCACATTCACATTGTTTTGCTGAAGCTTGTAGGCATTATAATTGATATGAAAAAAACCTCTTTCGCTACCTACCAATATATTCTGGGCATCGATCGGATTAATAGATTCAAAACCTGCTACCATTTTATTGGTTAGCTCAGGCAAATAAATAATTTTGGGTTGTTTGCCCGATAAATCCAGTACGCCCAATTTGTTATTGGCAATAAACCAGATATTGCCTTGCGAATCTTCTTTTAGGTAATATACATTCAGCTTACCAAAATACTTTTTCAAATACACCGATTCTTCAAATTTGTCGGTACGGTCATTGTACTCAAACAAGCCTTTTTCAGATGCCACCACTACCCTATTTTTGATAGCATATACAAAACTGTTATTGAGTGAAAGCGTTAAACCTTGTTTTTCGGAATAGAGCTTTATATCGGCATTAAAGCCTTCTTTTAGCGTAATTTTAAATACACCTTGATAGGGATGAGATGTCCAAATTACTTTTTCATTGTGATGGTCTAAGCAGATAAATCTCGATGAAATATGAAAATTAGGTACTTGCCCAGCAGGCACAAAAGTATTGTTTTGGTACTTAAAAAAGCTCAATCCATTATAATTACCTGCCACAATAAAGCTAGCAGGCATAATATTGCCTAAAGGCAAAAACGACCAATAGCCATTATCTAGCAACTTGGTAGCTTGGTTGGGATTTACAACAAAAGCCCCTTCGTGATGCCCCATAAGGAGTTTCCCATTGATTTCGTTTAAGCCCCACACTTGCCCCGTAGAATTGGGTACTGCACTAAAATGGGCTTTTACGTAGCTCAAATCGGTAAACTGACCTAGCGGTGCTACAAAAAGGCCATTGGATGTACCCAAATACAGCTTGTTTTGGTAAATGGCACTGGCATAACCCGCACCTTCATTGTCTATTTTGGGATAAATATTTTTGATAGCATTGTTGGTAGCTACAAAGGCAATTCCGTTGTCGAGACCAAGCCATAGGTTTTGGTGGTTATCAATAAAATTACTTAGGACATTATTATTGATAAGTCCTTCGTCTTTAGAATAATGCTGAATAAATTCGCCTTTTTTATTGATAATAAAACATCCATTCAAACTGGTAGAAAGGGCTATTCTGTCGTGGCTAACCCTTGTGGCGTTGTAGATTCTGTACTTAGCTACTTTTTTCATAAAATCGGTAGACAAAGCCATTGTTTGATTACCCCGAAGCCAGTAAGCCCCGTGTTCGAGGGTTACTACCAAAGCACTGTCTTTATTGACAGGTATAAGGGCCGTAATGAGGCTTTTTTTAGAAAAATCATCGGTTTTCAAAAATGTTTCCCAACGTCCTTGATTAAATTTCAACAAACCTTTTTCAAAATCTTGTGCTAATAAATACTGCTCGGTAGCCCCCATAAATCGCCAATGTGATTGAGGCCTGTAGATGGACACTTTGTTGTCTCGATACTGAAAAATTTTATTACTAGCTCTAAAAAATACACTTTTTTGATACCCACAAACATTCCAAATATCAGAAAAGGAATGTTCTTTTTCTGATACTAAATTTTTGAGAGAAACAAACGACAAATCGCCCGAAGCATTGGGCTTGTAGTACCCAAATTCGTTTTCGCCTCCAGCATACAAGCGATTGTCTGTCCCAAATTCGAGCGAACGCACTTTGGTTTTGTTGGGTAAAGCATACCTTCGCCAAAACGAACCATCAAATGTCAATAACCCCTCGTTATTAGCAAAATACATAATTCCTTTTTTGTCTTGACGGATACTCCAGCTTTGTGTTCCTGCTTGGTATTGTTGTTTGGTATAGTTATGAATATAGGGAAGACCAATCGTATTTTGGGCTTTTACAAGCTCAACTCCTCCAATAATAAGTAATACAAGAATAAGATGTTTCATAGAATTTAGGGTATCCAAATCAAGCAAAAACTAGTAGAATTATCGATTAATATGATTTTTATACTGATTTTTCTTCTTTTTAAACAGTTTGTTGGGGTAATGTAGGGGTTACTTTTTACCATTTCTCCGCAAGTTATTCCTACTTTTGACATCGAAAGATATTACATTTATTTGAAAAACTTGTCTGATTCTAACCTTCACCTAATAAGACTCTTTATTTAATACAAAGTTTACAGTGAATCTTTATGCTAAATTGATATAGTGTACAAAAGGTTCATTTTTACTAAAAAAAGAACATAATCCTTGTAACGTGAAAAAAATTATTGGTTTAATAAATGCCCTCATCTGCGGTGTACTAATAACCTTTATGGCACAAGCCCAAGGTTTTTTGAAAGCACAGGGCAAAATTATAGTTAACGAAAAAGGCGAAAAGATTATTCTGCGAGGAATGGGCTTGGGTGGGTGGATGCTGCAAGAAGGATATATGTTTAAGCTGAGTAATATTGGACAGCAATATCGAATAAAAGACAAAATTGAAGCCCTTGTTGGCCCCCAAAAAACAGAAGCGTTTTACCAACAATGGTTACTAAATCATACTCGTAAAATAGACATCGACTCGATGGCCGCTTGGGGATTTAATTCGGTAAGATTGCCTATGCACTACAATTTGTACACGCTACCTATCGAACAAGAACCCGTGGCTGGACAAAATACATGGCTCGACAAAGGTTTTGCTATGACCGACAGCCTTTTGGCTTGGTGCAAGGCAAACAAAATGTATTTGATATTAGACCTACACGCCGCCCCAGGTGGACAAGGAAACGATTTGCCTATTGCCGACCGTGACCCTGCCAAACCTTCGCTGTGGGAAAGCCAAGCTAATCAAGAAAAAACCATTGCTCTTTGGCGAAAACTCGCAGAACGCTATGCCAATGAACCGTGGGTGGCAGGCTACGATATTATCAATGAACCCAATTGGGGTTTTGAGAATCCGACAAAAGACTTTAGAGGCACTGAAGAAAATAAAAACGAGCCGCTACGTAAACTTATGGTGGCAATTACAAGGGCAATTCGAGAGGTAGACCAACAGCATATTATCATTATTGAAGGTAATGGCTTTGGAAATAACTATCGTGGAATTATGCCTCCTTGGGACAACAACATGGTTCTGAGCTTTCATAAATACGGCAATTTTAATACCCTCGATGCTATTAAAGGTTTTTTGGCAATCCAAGACCAATATAATGTACCTCTGTGGCTAGGCGAATCAGGAGAAAATTCAAATAATTGGTTTACTGAGGCAATCGCTTTGGTAGAAAACAAAAATATTGGCTGGGCTTGGTGGCAACTCAAAAAAATGGGTATCAATAATCCACTTGAAATCAAAATAATGCCTTCTTACCAAAAATTACTCGACTTTTGGAATGAAAAAGCTCCTCAACCAACAAGCCAAGAAACTCAACAAGCCTTGGATGAATTAATTGAGTTGCTAAAACTAGAAAACAATATTTACCACAAAGATGTGATTGATGCGATGTTTCGTCAGGTGACAGAAAAGAAAGCAAAACCTTTTAAAAACCACTTCATCCAACAACCTAGTACGGTTATAGATGCCATTGATTTTGATTTGGGCGGACAACGGATTGGGTACTATGACAAGGATACAGCCAGTTATCAATATACTCCAGGGGTTAATACCCAAGGTAACAGAGGCCGTGCTTATCGCAACGATGGTGTAGATATTCAATATAACAAAGCGTCCAATCGTTACCATGTATTTTCTATAGAAACCGATGAATGGCTCAATTACACTGTCAATGTTGCCAAAGCTGGCAATTATCAAATCAGTGTTGAGGTAGCATCCGAAAAAACGGAGGGAGCTATTGAGCTAAGCCTTGACGGAAAACCTTTGCCTTCGTGGCTCGGCACTCCTGCTACAGGTAGTGACGACACTTGGCAAAAGGTTTCCTTCGGCAAGGTTAAACTAAAAAAGGGTTTACAGCAAATCCGTATCAAAGCGGCCAAAGGCGGTTTTTTACTACGTACTATCCAATTCAATATATAAATTCAATATCCCTTCTATGAACATGGCCAACCCAACAATTGGGTTGGTTTTTTTGTAATTTTAATAATCAATCAAAACCAGTACATTAGTTGTTATATTAAACAGTCTGGTTATTAATCGATTATTGGTTTCAAAAGGGTACTCTACCGCCTCCCTGAGGCCCTCCAGAAGGTGGCCCACCATTACCTTTTGGGGTATTTTTTTCTAAACTTTTGGCAAGGTCTTCACGTCTTTTGAGGTATTTCTCAAATTGCTTTGGAGCAAGTACCAAACTCATTTCCTTGTCTTTTTCTGCCATCAACGCATCTATACGTTCTTTGAGCAGCTTCATTTCTTTTTCTGAAGGGCGAGAAGCTGAACCTTTGTTCATATTTTTTTGCCTCAAATCAAGTTGGGCAAAAGCATATTTAGTAGAAATATCAGTAACGTGGTCGGTCTGTTCGGGCGACAATTTGAGTTTTTTCTTCATCCATTTTACTTCTTGGTCTACCATTTTTTCGGGGTCTGGAGGCTCAGGAGCATTACGTCCTCCTTCCATATTGGAAGGCATACCACCTCTACCTGGGCCTCCTCCTCCTATTTGTGCCACCGAACTAAACGAAACTACAACCGCCACTATCATGACTACTGCACTCAAGCATTTTTGCATTTTTTTCATATCAAGATTATATTATTTCAAACATTGAAACGGCCTATTCTCGAAAATATGCTTTTGTACACTACCAGAAGGGTTTTTCTGTAGAACTTCAGTGAATTTATGTATATCAATATTATTGCTTGTAATTGACAAAGCGGCTTGTTAGTTGCTAGAAAAATACATTCAGCTTGAACTACAAGTTAAAATTGATACCCCAATTAAGGATATTTGCTCTTATCTTGGTATTGAATTCTTGATTTTTCATCCATGAATTCAAAGAACCTTGAGTAGTACCTTCTACAAATATGCCTAGTATTGGTGAAAACTGCCAGCGAATACCAAGGCCAAGTCGTGTGCCAAATACTACCTTTGAAGCATTTTCGAGCTGGCTGACACTCTCAGAAAGTATCCCTTTCTGTGCGATAACCATCGACGACGATAACGATGCCTGTACGTCTATAACCTCATAACTATAGTGGATTGGTTGCTGAAAAGTAAAATCAGCAATGGCATAGAGTTTTAGATTGAAGTATTTTTTCTTTTTGTTTTGTAGTGTTATTAGATCATTTTGTGTTGTGATGGCTAAGCTGATGGTATTCATGATATTGTTATCCGAGAAGATAACTTGTCGGGTACTGTCGAGCGTATTAGGTGATTTTGTGGGTAAACCATTGAACCTTTCTACAGGAATATTGGCTGTCCCCAAAGGGAGAACAGCACGGTAATATTGCCCTTCTGGGCTTAGCGATACCGCTGGAACACCCCAGTAGCTACTCCAAGGGGGGATATTATAATAGGGAACACTAAGATTGTAGTTGGTATAGGCAACGGCTATTCCCATTCTTGATTTTTCAGTAATTTTCCAAGCAATCGTTAATTTTAGTTGCTTGGCTGAGCTTTTTTCAGGATATAGTATTTTGTTATTCAGCGAGTTGCTAGAGCTTGGGTTATAGCTTATGGTATTAGATAACAGCCCGTAGTCTAACGAAATGGTTGGGTGTTTTAAACTGAGCTTAGCCCCACCCGATTTGCTATTGGTATCGCTGTCGATTGCTAACTGAATAGGAAGTACTTTTTCGCTCAGAAGTTGCTGATACTTCTCAGATAAATCAATGGGTACTATGCCTTTTTGAAGCATCATAGTTGGTGAAACACTGGCTATTTGCTGCTCTGGGACAAAGCTAATGTCATCGCTGTTTTGTTGACTATACACATCTGTACGTTGCTGTATTTTAGCACTTTGAGAAGTTTGTAGATACCTCTTTTGGGGTGTTGAATAATAGCTTGGAGAAGTATTGGCTATCATATTACTTTTGCTCGTTACCTCTGTAGAATTGCTTAGTTGACTTATCGTATTTTGGTAAATTCGACCTACTCTATTAGCAGGATTAATCCCCTTTGTACCTGTCAATGCCTGATTGGCCAGCATACTCGCATTATCTTTTACAGTCTGATTGTCAGGCGTATGTGTATCATTCACTAACCAAAACACCCATCCTCCAATGACCAAAAGCCCCAAAGAGGTCATATACTTTAGCCGCGGACTTATCCCTTTATCCTTTTTGGCAATCGTTTCGGCTGCAATATTTGCCCAGAGGTTTTCGGGCGGTGGGAAAGCTTGATTTTCAAGAGATTTTTTAAAAAAGCTATCTATTTTATGTTCTTGGTTATTTTCCATTGTCTGTATTTATTTCGTTACCCCCAATAATTTTTTTTGTAGAATTTTTCTGGCATCTGCCAAGTTTGATTTAGAAGT
The DNA window shown above is from Flectobacillus major DSM 103 and carries:
- a CDS encoding cellulase family glycosylhydrolase, which encodes MKKIIGLINALICGVLITFMAQAQGFLKAQGKIIVNEKGEKIILRGMGLGGWMLQEGYMFKLSNIGQQYRIKDKIEALVGPQKTEAFYQQWLLNHTRKIDIDSMAAWGFNSVRLPMHYNLYTLPIEQEPVAGQNTWLDKGFAMTDSLLAWCKANKMYLILDLHAAPGGQGNDLPIADRDPAKPSLWESQANQEKTIALWRKLAERYANEPWVAGYDIINEPNWGFENPTKDFRGTEENKNEPLRKLMVAITRAIREVDQQHIIIIEGNGFGNNYRGIMPPWDNNMVLSFHKYGNFNTLDAIKGFLAIQDQYNVPLWLGESGENSNNWFTEAIALVENKNIGWAWWQLKKMGINNPLEIKIMPSYQKLLDFWNEKAPQPTSQETQQALDELIELLKLENNIYHKDVIDAMFRQVTEKKAKPFKNHFIQQPSTVIDAIDFDLGGQRIGYYDKDTASYQYTPGVNTQGNRGRAYRNDGVDIQYNKASNRYHVFSIETDEWLNYTVNVAKAGNYQISVEVASEKTEGAIELSLDGKPLPSWLGTPATGSDDTWQKVSFGKVKLKKGLQQIRIKAAKGGFLLRTIQFNI